gtattacttggcagatgacatctacccaaagtgggcgacacttgtccaagcaattccaaaccttAGGAATGACGTtgaaaagttgtttaccttacaccgAGAGACAAActggaaagatgttgagagagctttcggtattctacaagcacggtgGAAGATCATCAGCGAACCGGCAAAGAGGGTAAAGttgagaaaatttggactccatcatgatgtcttgcatcatattacacaatatgattgtgaaggatgagcgagatgggtatattgatgAAGAGTCCGATGACGACCAAGAGAATCCAAATAAGTCAAGAAGGattcgtgcaaaaatatatgatgggcctaatttgccttttaATCCAAGAACTGGTAATATCTCTATAAACGAGTACATGAGGCGCTATAGAATTATACATTCCCGTGCCACAAAtaagtacctagaacaagatcttgttgcacatctttgggccaaaaatagCATGGAGTAtgagtttaagttttatgttgttaaatgtttttcaaaatgttgtttatgtttcatgttgttaaatgttttatttatttatttatttttatgttgtataatttaatgttgtttaatattgtttaatattatttaatgttgtttaatgttatttaatgtcaACAGCTTGATTCTTCGTTAACTGATCCCAAACTTCCATCCTCCTTAGATATTATTTTCAAAAGAAATGGTAAAAAAAACTCTCAAAAGTGAAACTCTTTATGAATCGACTTTTTATCACTTCATATTTTTAGCAcaacattttataatattaacaacATAATCgacattaaattttaagatgACATAGTATAAAGAGTTACAATTTGAAATAATCTCAATTTGCATTCTCCATCTTTGAAAACTTTGCACGTTAATAAAGAACCAAGCTGGAGGGGGTGGGCCATTAAAATTAATCAGACTATTTAAGTATGTATTGTCAAAGGATCATCATGaaagaaatatataattattcCAGTATAAGTCCAAAATCCAAATAGTGCTGGGGATTCTCTAACGTGGGCCTCTGTGATATTTGTATGTATGCATCCATTTAGACCTTACAGTTTGTCCAAACAACTTTCAAATACGTGCATCCATGTGACATCTGAAACCCACAACACATACAACACTTTTTCATAAACTctcttaaatttttaattgcCATAACTCAACACTCCAAATTACGTAAAAAAATATACAAGATAatacaaattcaaaacaacaGAACAGATAATTGAAAAATGTGGTCAATATCACTTCACCATGGTGGTGGACTTATTCAATCCAAAAATGGAGAAGTAGCTACAAATTCTTACACCATTGACGTAAAATCTCCAAACGTAAGAGCGATATATTTTACTTAACTGAGTTACAAGCCCTTTGCACAATATTGACGTACAATTCGACGTAAATCTCGAGTACATGAGTGAAGGTTATTAACTAAGGCAAAACCGCTAACTTGCGTACAATGTTGCTTAATCATATTTCAAAATGATGTCTACAATGAAACCCAGAAAATGAACGATGTAAGATCAAGACAGCCAACCAACAAATCAAGCCAAAATAAACACAGGGAGATGCTAATAGAGTAATTAATAATAAACAAGTAGtaaattaagtaattaattaacagAGTTTAATGTGTATTATGCTAATGAACATAATCAACTATTGACTGATAGCAAGGAAGGAATCGCATTCAAGTTTGGAGCCGTGTTCTTATCTGAAGCTTGTCTAACTATGTCCCTCTTCCCATCTTTAGAAGAAGGTTTGGTGAATGCTCTCATCGGACTCGCAAACGCCCACCCCCAGCTCCGGTTACGGCCGTTGACGAGCGGCCCTTCGGCGGAGGACGAAACCCAGTaagacgacgacgacgatgacGAAGACGAGGACGTCATCATGAAACCGCTGAAAATCCCGCCGCATTTCACTCGCTCTTTCATGCAGTGGTTGTGTTCGCCACCGCGGTGGGCTGCTTTGGGCTTGCCTTCTCTCTGCGACTCGACTCTTCTGAGAGTGCAGTCGCCGAACCCAGTTGAGATTCGCTCGAAGAAGTCGCCGGAGAAGCTTCGGCTTCCGCAGCCGACGGATCTGGATCTCGAGACCTTCCGCTCGAAGGAGGAGGCCGAGGCGGCGGTTGCTTGACTGCTGTTTGGGCTGTTGCTGTCGTCGTCCGCGTCGACCGCTAGTTCGTTTCTATTCCTCAGAGAAGAAGACCCGAAGCTTTTGGAGTCCTTTTGGGCGGATGTGAAGGAAGAAGTGGAAGAGATCTTGGAGGTGGAGTTGTCTCTGAAGCTGGACTTGTCCATTGTCTTCTTGTTAAGAGCGTGTGACGAGTTCTTGGTGGAGGAGTGATACAGAAACGACCAGAACCCGCCTCTCTTCCTTGGACTAAAATCCTCTGAACCATCCAGAAAATGGTGACCCCGCCGCGGGTTGGTCGTAGACTTGCTCCGCTTGAACACCATGTTAGCAGCTTCCCTATCCGAAGATACAACAGTAGCACCACCGGTACCAGTAGTAGCAGCACCGTCactcactttcttcttcttcttagccaaaagaaatgaaatccTGGCCCTCCTCGTGTTATAAAACTCATCCTCGTGGCGATAATTACTACCAATGCTTCTGGGTTTTGCCGATGACGAAGAAGTTGGGTGGACGGATAGGGAGAGGGCGAGGGAGGCGGCGGAGGAAGAAGGACCACCAGCAGCAGCTCCATTGCCGCCGTTAATAATGTCAGATCTAAAAGAaggggaggaagaagaggaggttgCAGGAGCGTGGATGGGGAGAGGGAAGGAGGAAGAAACAAGCTTGCCGAGCTTCTCCTGGAGGCAGAAAGCGCAGATCCCACCTGGGTTGCTTCTGTATGGATGGTCACTGCACTGCATTCCATCTCCCATGTCTTGATCTTGATCAGCCACAGCATTCATATCTTCCAAATTCGTTGCCAAGATCAAATCTTTTCTTTCTGGGGAGGTAGATTTGATCTTTCTGCACAATGGGTTGgggattttttttggtttttctggTTTCTGTGCTGTGGATTGAGAGACGGGGAATGGAAGCGAACAAAACAGAGAACAGGAGAAGCATAGATGGTCAGAAGGTGTAATTGAGTGGGAAAAATAATTATATCATGGcatagaagagagagagagggagagggagagggaggagagggagagggagagagagagtcccCAGGAGCACGTGGAAGACTGACCTAAAATAGTGTGTAAAAAGACCGCCATGACACTTAAATATTTTTGCAGACAGCCCAAGCAGAAGAATCTATAAAAGACTCTGTGCACTCAACCCCCTCTCTACGTTTGCACTTTGCACGGATTCATTTGTCTTTAACCACGGTTTAAGATTATTAATAGAgtaattttagaaaaattaaaatttttaagttaaatttgtaaattaaataatatttaaattattaattaaatattaattaacgtacttatttttattagtgacctattatttgatttgtaaattttatttaaaattttggtcgtTATCAAGTTTCTCGTTTTATCTACTGGCCATCCTTTTTATCATCTCACCCGTTGCTTGATAATTAAAATCATATAATATTCTAGAACAATTTCAAAGTTTAACTCTACCAAAGTTTGATCAAACTAAAAATTAGGTTAACTATTTGATAAACATGGTGTTATTTTTAAGAATAAATTAAGTTctcattctttatttttatttttcattaattgaaatcttatttattttttaattttgatcaaggttttttaatttttgtccataTCATTActtgaatattaaattatttacatgTCATTATATATCAATCTAAAAAGgtgaaaaactaattaatcatttccaaatatatatttatttttatatttctatttttaatttgaacccattttttaagtttgtaccaatattttttttggttttaatttgtaccataattttaaattttaatatgtacccacacttttttgttttatttgtacctatatttttttttgttgaatgtacccatgttaattacatgtatttattttatgttttaaagtatatctataatttcttaaaatatattaataattacgTGGGTACATTGTTTTTCTGTTAGAACTATGTGAAGAATATTACTCTATTCTTGTTCTTAAGTAATTATTATATCATAgaaaattattatgaatttgttcaaatttcataatttgtaggatattgaaagtataaatacataaattaaacccAATAAATGATGCTAGAATACTTGatcaaactatttaaacaaattaggtttcattcttaaatattgagtttaaaaattaaaagatgagATTATTTAAAAAGTGAATTAATGAACCATTTAACTTCTTTATTAAATACTGTATTAAAGTTCAACTACTAATATTAATGATTTAGggtaatttaatttttcatatattgTACTGAAgttaaggtcatctccaactgaaggatccagagggccagagggctatgGAATTTGAGAAGGCCCCACGAAATCGGAGAGGGCTAGAAGGCTAGAGGGCTGGCTGCATGCAACCAGCCATCTAGCCCGGGGATGGCCAGAAATATATTTCTGTCgtttataaccgacaggattgcttaaaaaaaaatttgaatacaacggccagtcagctagccgttatattctttttttttttttttttttggttttttgggctaattttttttcaaattcttaaaaattctaattttttccctataaatacctaaaccattcattaaagttaagttctaattt
This Pyrus communis chromosome 6, drPyrComm1.1, whole genome shotgun sequence DNA region includes the following protein-coding sequences:
- the LOC137737749 gene encoding suppressor protein SRP40-like; translated protein: MNAVADQDQDMGDGMQCSDHPYRSNPGGICAFCLQEKLGKLVSSSFPLPIHAPATSSSSSPSFRSDIINGGNGAAAGGPSSSAASLALSLSVHPTSSSSAKPRSIGSNYRHEDEFYNTRRARISFLLAKKKKKVSDGAATTGTGGATVVSSDREAANMVFKRSKSTTNPRRGHHFLDGSEDFSPRKRGGFWSFLYHSSTKNSSHALNKKTMDKSSFRDNSTSKISSTSSFTSAQKDSKSFGSSSLRNRNELAVDADDDSNSPNSSQATAASASSFERKVSRSRSVGCGSRSFSGDFFERISTGFGDCTLRRVESQREGKPKAAHRGGEHNHCMKERVKCGGIFSGFMMTSSSSSSSSSSYWVSSSAEGPLVNGRNRSWGWAFASPMRAFTKPSSKDGKRDIVRQASDKNTAPNLNAIPSLLSVNS